In Symbiobacterium terraclitae, the sequence CCTTCAGCAGGTGGCGGATGTACGCCCGGCTGTAGTTACGGCAGGCGTAGCAGTCGCACCCCTCCTGGATCGGCATGAAGTCGCGGGCAAACTCGGCGTTGCGCACGGTCATCTTGCCGTCGGGGAGGAAGACGGTGCCGTGCCGGGCGATGCGGGTGGGCAGCACGCAGTCGAACATGTCGATCCCGCGCCAGACCCCCTCCACCAGGTCCTCCGGCGAGCCGACGCCCATCAGGTAGCGGGGGCGGTCGCCGGGGAGGAGCGGCACGGTGATCTCCAGCATCTCGTGCATCAGCTCCTTGGGCTCTCCCACCGAGAGCCCGCCGATGGCGTAGCCGGGGAAGTCCAGGTCCACGATCTCCGCAGCCGACTGCCGCCGCAGGTCGGCGTAGGTGGAGCCCTGCACGATGCCGAAGAGCGCCTGGCTGTCGGGCCGGGCGTGGGCCGCCTTGCAGCGGGCCGCCCACCGGGTGGTGCGCTCCAGCGACCGCTTGGCGTAGTCGTGCTCGCACGGCCACGGGGTGCACTCGTCGAAGGCCATGATGATGTCCGCCCCCAGGGCGTTCTCGATCTCGATGGCCTTCTCCGGGCTGAGGAAGTGGGAGCTGCCGTCGATGTGCGAGCGGAAGTGGACCCCCTCCTCGGTGATCTTGCGCAGGTCGGAGAGGGAGAAGACCTGGAAGCCGCCCGAGTCCGTCAGGATGGCGCCGGGCCAGTTCATGAAGGTGTGCAGCCCGCCGGCCTCCCGCACCAGGTCGTGGCCGGGGCGGAGGTACAGGTGGTAGGTGTTGCTGAGGATGATGCGCGCCCCCAGGTCCCAGACCTCCTCGGGGCTCAGGGTCTTGACGGTGGCCTGTGTGCCCACCGGCATGAAGACGGGCGTCTCGATCACGCCGTG encodes:
- the tgt gene encoding tRNA guanosine(34) transglycosylase Tgt, translated to MAVRWELIQRDPASMARRGRLHTPHGVIETPVFMPVGTQATVKTLSPEEVWDLGARIILSNTYHLYLRPGHDLVREAGGLHTFMNWPGAILTDSGGFQVFSLSDLRKITEEGVHFRSHIDGSSHFLSPEKAIEIENALGADIIMAFDECTPWPCEHDYAKRSLERTTRWAARCKAAHARPDSQALFGIVQGSTYADLRRQSAAEIVDLDFPGYAIGGLSVGEPKELMHEMLEITVPLLPGDRPRYLMGVGSPEDLVEGVWRGIDMFDCVLPTRIARHGTVFLPDGKMTVRNAEFARDFMPIQEGCDCYACRNYSRAYIRHLLKAEEMLGLRLCSIHNLRFLVRLMEEIRAALEAGRFAEYRREFLSRWHAGEEARRTGAKAGPAEPALPENR